In the genome of Brachypodium distachyon strain Bd21 chromosome 3, Brachypodium_distachyon_v3.0, whole genome shotgun sequence, the window GTAGCAATCTAAAACAATTGATGGTCATGCCATTAACATTTAAAATGCTGCTACAAACAAACAGACACAGTTCGCAAAATTTATCACCGGTGTTAATAAATTTGAAGTTGATTATTTTTTAGCCCAAAAGTGTGCTCAAAACATATCAGTAAGATGAGAATGTGTTTGTCGAGAAATTACATCTATTTCTTCGCAGAAATTTTGGAATTCCTCCTGCAGCATGAAAAACAAGTATCACTTATATTGATACAGTGCTAGCACATGCAAGAGATGAATAAACAGCATCAGGTTCAGCCAACATAACATAAGATATTTTAGCTTCATAGTTCAGACACATTATGACAATGTTTTTGGCTGATAGTTCGTGGAACCATCAAGCTTTCCTTTAACTTCATTATTATAATTTTAgataattcataaaaaaaattaagctaCTGTTACTATTTCTATAAAAAGGCTAATAAGAGAAACATAAAGAACGTGCACAGTTCAATATATGATAATATATATTACCACCATTGCTAAATAGTGTActctttttcaaaattttgaacatATATACTAACAGTTTCCACAGCGGAGAGCAGTGATGATCCTAATATTAACTAATATTCTGGCGCAATGCAGTTAACGGACAATCATTTTGTTTGTAATATCTGAAATGGTGTTTCGGAAGACTGGACATTGAAAATGCCCTGTCACGCCCAAGGCAAGCATTCAGTAAGTGTTCAGTGCAGCTTTAAATATTTGCGTCACAGATTTACAACATAAACCAACTTGGTAAAAGAAACAGTACCTCTATGTTTTCATGCAAAGACTTGATCGCCTGGAGGAAAAAAAGCAAGAAAAGTTAGTCGCATTCAGATACAGATGCACAATCCGGTTTCCGGATGGCATTCAATTTCTTCGtagagaagaaaaatcatggTAATTGTGAACTAGGAAGGGACTAGAACAACTCACATATATGAACATTTGGTACAGGCGCTCCTTCTGGGCATCCGTGAACGACGAGAAAGCCTTGTTAACATCCTGAAACGCGACAGGAGCACGAATCAATTCGTCCGAACGGCATAAGGAACCTAGGTATCGCATACATTCCCCGGAGAAGACCAGACCAGACCAGAGGCTCTCCACTAGGCTAGGCGAGGATAGGCCCCTATCCAGATCGGCGTCACAGGGAGAAACGAGGGCCGGGGCCGAGTAGGAGATTGGGGGGGAGGAAGCGAACGGACCTCGCGGGAGAAGGCGGTGAGGAGGGAGCGGGCGGCGAGCTTGAACGACGTTTCGAGGTTGCCGTACCTCCCAGCTGCAGCCGCCATCGGTGCTGGGCTCCGgcaaggcggaggcggaggcaccGCGCGCTAGGTTTTCGAATTCCGGTGGAATGGTTTGGCGTTGCTGCGGGAGGGAAGGTGAAATGGTGAATGGATAGGTTTTGTTGGGCCGACGGAGCATGGGCCGAAGTTGCCTTTTCAGTCGCAAGCATAAACATtcttcgggaaaagttttactACGTATTATCAACATTAGTACTCCGTTGATCAACTCTTTCTATCAACAAGGATCCAGTTTAAGGTCCAGTCTGAGCAACCAAGTGTTACAATTCTGAGAATGCATGACTGATCATTCGTTCCAAGAAAATAGGCAGCAGGTTCTTGTAACTGTAAAGATTTGGTTGTAACAATCTCTCTGAATTAGATTTCATGCCAAGAAAAATTCTTCCTGCAACATCTAGTTCTGATTCAGATAAACTAAACACAGATAGAAAGGTTTTTGGACTTAATGTTTGGCGTTAATTTATATGATTCTAACAATATTAGTAGGATGTACAAAAGAGAAAGTGGACTTTatcttttcatcttgttcccTTCTCCCGCTGCCTTCCCACACGAAACTCAGTAGAAAGGCGAAGGAATGTTTGAATTTTCACTATCGTCTTTTTGCATCCTTCTACGGTTTCTCGCCACTCACACGAAATTGATATTTAAAACTTATATGAGTACGTCTTTCGTGCTATTTCAACCTTAGCGTGGGTCTGTTGAAGTACGCGCTCTAGGATTAAAATCATTGTGAATAAATGACGGAATATAAAAGATTATAAAATTAGTGTAGCATCAATTAATGACCATTTATTAAAAGATCGATATATTCGGCTACAATTAAAGCTTTccaatttttgcaaaaagataAATACAAGAattctattttaaaaaaaaatctacaaatGTTTTTTCCCAAAAGATCTATAAAGTGGCTTGGAGGCGTGTTTTGGAAGACAACAGCCCCAACACCAGCAGGAGACGGAGCAGGAGGGGCGGAAATAAAACCTCTGCTTCGCTCTTCGTCCTTGTCTCGACTCGATCCACTCCGGCCACACTCCCAAATCCGCCACAACCCCCACCAAATCCCAACACAAATCCTCCATGAATCAACCTAATCACATGGCTCCTTGCCAAAATTCGCCCCACCGGTGATCGTAGTGAGCTCTCCGTAGCTAGCGATTCCCCGCCGCAAGAACTACTCGCAGTCCATGGGAAGAACCCTCGCCAGCAGCGTCCCCATCGATTCAAGCCGTCGCCGGTGATTTTCGGAGAACCTCCGTAAGGTTAGGCCAAATACCCTATTTTGCTCGGGCGCTTTTCATCCTATGCGTAGATCTGTACCGCTTTTCGGCTGTTGCAACTGGTAACCGTCCCTGGCGCATCGAGCTTGTTCTCGAAGCTCGGATTTGGATCCGTGTGTAGAGGTGCTAATTTGGTCTGTTTTGTCAGGGGATAGCAAGCACCCGCACCGTAGCGTGTAGGTGTTCAGCCATGGCGGGGGAGGAACCTGCGGAGGGAAGCCAGAGCAGGAGGCGGTTGGATCTGAACCTGTACACGAGCGTCCCTCCGTTGTCGCGCCGTCCATGCCGGCTGGGTGGGGCTATGGGCAGTCCGGTGCAGGCGCAACTGCCGGAGATGCCCATCGCTGAAGTTCCAAGAACAGATGAGCTAGCAGGATGGCTCGCACGAGAGGAAATACCTCTACAGCCCGCGGTGTACTCGTCATCCAATGCGTTGTCCGTCCCAGAGCTCTCCAATCCGGAGCTATCGTTGATAGATCCGATGATCATTGAGTGGCTCGACGGCCACACTACTGACGGTGAACATGGTCTTAATGCTGGTGAACCAGCTGCGTTGCCCTCAAATGATGCCAATGTCTCGCCGCCACTCCCGTCGACTCTTACTAGGTTTGAAGGGGTTGGTCTTGAATGGGTGGAAAGGCTTTCACACCCTGTTGTGGTGCCTCCTGCCATCCCAGTGGAGATGGTCAGCACAATGAGAGGGCGCGGAGGTGCCGCAATTGAAGAGATGACGCCTGAGCTCCGCCTGCAGAGGATAATCCAGGTGAGCGAACAACACCGCATTGTGAGTCCTGGACCAGTGACCCACAACCAGCAGTCCATCAAGCTAGGCACATCAAGGGGCCCCGTCAAGGATGGGAACTGCAGATGCAACTCCACTTTCCATTGCTATATCTGCCTAGAAGCAGCTAAAGAGCCAGTCGTTACACCGTGCGGCCACCTCTTCTGCTGGCCATGCTTGTACCAGTGGTTGCATGGACGTCCAGTCCACTCTAAGTGCCCTGTCTGCAAGGAAAAGGTGCTCGAACTAAACATCATACCGATTTATGGAAGATCGGGTGATGAACGTGACGCCTCCAACAATGACGTCCCTCCTAGGCCTCATGCTAACAGAACTGAGAGCTTGAGGCATCAGCTGCAAACGCAAGACCCAAGAGGCACCGCAAACATGGTGTGGCAGTTCATAGAAAATCAAGGGATAGTGAGAGCCAATTCTGTTGCACCTAGAGGTGGGGGTGAGGTGACTGTGCTTCTTGCAGCGCAGCCAAGGGGTGGTAGGGTTCGGCAACAGCAAAGACAAGATAACATGAATTCAGCTTTCCCAGTACTGCTGCACGCACGCAATACAGCTTCCCCAACATTGCAGCAAGGGAGCAACCCTGCCCCTCAGGGTGGCATTCAGGTTCCAATGCCATCTTCTAGTGGTGATAATGCTGCACTAGCAATTCCTCAGCAGTCATCATCTATGGATCAGGCATCAACTTCCAGCACCGTGCCTGTTATAGTGGGACAGGCAGCCCAAAGTAGGAGGTCAAGGCCTTCGGAGTCCACCACAACCACAAGGagaacaaggaggaggaggcagcagcagcagtaggt includes:
- the LOC100845092 gene encoding uncharacterized protein LOC100845092 — its product is MAGEEPAEGSQSRRRLDLNLYTSVPPLSRRPCRLGGAMGSPVQAQLPEMPIAEVPRTDELAGWLAREEIPLQPAVYSSSNALSVPELSNPELSLIDPMIIEWLDGHTTDGEHGLNAGEPAALPSNDANVSPPLPSTLTRFEGVGLEWVERLSHPVVVPPAIPVEMVSTMRGRGGAAIEEMTPELRLQRIIQVSEQHRIVSPGPVTHNQQSIKLGTSRGPVKDGNCRCNSTFHCYICLEAAKEPVVTPCGHLFCWPCLYQWLHGRPVHSKCPVCKEKVLELNIIPIYGRSGDERDASNNDVPPRPHANRTESLRHQLQTQDPRGTANMVWQFIENQGIVRANSVAPRGGGEVTVLLAAQPRGGRVRQQQRQDNMNSAFPVLLHARNTASPTLQQGSNPAPQGGIQVPMPSSSGDNAALAIPQQSSSMDQASTSSTVPVIVGQAAQSRRSRPSESTTTTRRTRRRRQQQQ